One genomic window of Sphingobacterium oryzagri includes the following:
- the bcp gene encoding thioredoxin-dependent thiol peroxidase produces MAELTVGDQAPEIVAKNQQGETITLSALRGKKVILYFYPKDNTPGCTTEACNFRDNYQALVRDGFEVLGVSIDSEQSHQKFISKFELPFNLLADEQQQIVQDYGVWVEKNMYGKKYMGTARTTFIINEDGVIEHIIKKVDNKNASDQVRALYQA; encoded by the coding sequence ATGGCAGAATTAACCGTCGGTGATCAAGCGCCTGAAATTGTCGCTAAAAACCAACAAGGAGAAACCATCACCCTTTCCGCATTACGCGGCAAAAAGGTCATCCTGTATTTTTATCCGAAAGATAACACGCCTGGCTGTACTACAGAGGCTTGCAACTTCCGAGACAATTATCAGGCGTTGGTGCGTGATGGTTTTGAAGTACTGGGCGTAAGCATCGATAGTGAGCAGTCCCACCAAAAATTTATCAGCAAGTTTGAGTTGCCTTTTAATCTGCTGGCCGATGAGCAACAGCAGATCGTGCAGGATTACGGTGTTTGGGTGGAAAAAAACATGTACGGCAAAAAATATATGGGTACAGCGCGAACCACCTTTATTATTAACGAGGATGGTGTTATCGAACACATCATAAAAAAGGTGGATAATAAAAATGCATCCGATCAGGTGCGCGCACTATACCAAGCCTAG
- a CDS encoding M23 family metallopeptidase, which yields MRRYGILLACFVTTFSYLKAQHSPIITSRNYPQGYFRNPLAIPMDASGTFGELRSTHFHAGDDYRTQQRTGLALHAAAAGYVSRVRVQIGGGGNSVYIDHPNGFTSVYLHMDGFNDALTNIIRAEQYKQQRFDVDVMLKPDQVSLSQGQLIGRSGNTGGSAGPHLHFEIRDTKTQHPLNPQLFGLRFNDRFNPTINSIMLYTLEDSLFNENTPRRPIAVKALQSGRYSLSSAAPIPVSGTFGLGINTVDRHRAGGFQNGVYSIELFIDGKAYTTVLFEELDFNTSRGIHSYIDYPYWKKTRAKVQKSFKDPGNPIAIFKVLENEGHITLPENKVYDMKYVVKDVQGNCSELNFQVKNTVEKRATEKKRFGVQLFRYDQENSFQTNDLEIKMPKDVLYSDLDFEYSTAAQPAGGYSLAHRIHNSLTPLFGSYNLRIKPTNLPEHLQSKALIASAENGAEGGAFEGGWVTVNTRNFGSFYIAVDTVAPTIVPRNLSQGKNVAAQSTIDFTIRDNFSGIQSFNGYIDGQWVLMEYDSKNRHLWHRFDSTLSKGNHRFKLVVTDWKDNEKVYEASFTR from the coding sequence ATGCGTAGATACGGAATTTTACTAGCTTGCTTTGTTACCACTTTTAGTTACCTAAAGGCGCAGCACAGCCCAATCATCACTTCCAGAAACTATCCTCAGGGTTATTTTAGAAATCCGTTAGCGATTCCTATGGATGCATCGGGCACATTCGGCGAGTTGCGGTCAACACATTTTCACGCTGGTGATGATTACCGCACCCAACAACGTACCGGCCTGGCTTTACATGCGGCTGCGGCGGGTTACGTTTCTCGTGTACGTGTGCAAATTGGCGGTGGCGGCAACTCGGTTTATATTGACCACCCCAATGGTTTTACCAGCGTATACCTTCATATGGACGGATTTAATGATGCGCTAACAAATATTATCCGCGCAGAGCAATACAAACAGCAACGCTTTGATGTGGACGTCATGTTAAAACCAGATCAAGTGTCGCTTAGCCAGGGACAGCTCATCGGCCGCTCAGGAAATACGGGCGGATCAGCCGGCCCTCACCTGCATTTTGAAATTCGCGATACCAAAACGCAGCATCCCTTAAATCCGCAATTGTTTGGTTTGCGTTTCAACGACCGGTTTAATCCCACCATAAACAGCATCATGCTGTATACGCTGGAGGACAGTCTATTTAACGAGAATACGCCACGACGTCCGATCGCTGTAAAGGCGTTGCAAAGTGGGCGGTACAGCTTGAGCAGCGCAGCGCCAATCCCGGTTAGCGGCACCTTCGGCCTGGGAATCAATACCGTAGATCGGCACCGTGCTGGCGGTTTTCAGAATGGCGTTTATTCCATCGAGCTTTTTATCGATGGAAAAGCCTATACGACTGTATTGTTTGAAGAATTGGATTTTAATACTTCTCGTGGCATTCATTCTTATATCGACTATCCCTATTGGAAAAAGACAAGAGCCAAAGTACAGAAGAGCTTTAAAGATCCGGGAAACCCGATAGCCATTTTTAAAGTGCTGGAAAATGAAGGCCATATTACCTTACCTGAAAATAAGGTGTATGACATGAAATACGTCGTGAAGGATGTACAAGGCAATTGCAGCGAACTGAATTTTCAGGTGAAGAACACGGTTGAAAAACGCGCTACCGAAAAAAAACGTTTTGGTGTGCAACTTTTTCGGTACGATCAGGAAAACAGCTTCCAGACAAACGATTTGGAAATCAAGATGCCGAAAGACGTGTTGTACAGCGACCTGGATTTCGAATACAGCACCGCAGCACAGCCTGCCGGAGGCTATTCGTTGGCGCATCGCATTCACAACAGCCTAACGCCACTGTTTGGCAGCTATAATTTGCGGATCAAACCGACCAATCTTCCGGAGCATCTGCAAAGCAAAGCACTCATCGCATCGGCTGAAAACGGCGCCGAAGGTGGCGCTTTTGAAGGCGGCTGGGTGACGGTCAACACGCGCAACTTCGGCAGTTTTTACATCGCTGTGGATACCGTTGCGCCGACCATCGTGCCGCGCAATTTGAGTCAGGGGAAAAATGTAGCCGCGCAGTCCACCATTGATTTCACCATTCGTGATAACTTTTCCGGCATACAGTCTTTTAACGGCTATATCGACGGACAATGGGTATTAATGGAGTATGATTCGAAAAACAGGCACCTTTGGCATCGCTTTGATAGCACATTAAGCAAAGGTAACCACCGCTTCAAACTGGTGGTAACCGACTGGAAAGACAATGAAAAAGTCTACGAAGCGAGCTTTACGCGCTAG
- a CDS encoding fumarylacetoacetate hydrolase family protein, whose amino-acid sequence MKVIAVGRNYADHAKELNNPVPASPVIFMKPDTAILKDNKDFYYPDFSTDIHYEVELVLRICNEGKHVSPKFAHKYYDAIGLGIDFTARDIQSKHKEKGLPWELAKSFDHSAVIGSFIPKTSFADEKNIDFSLQKNGTVVQSGNSGDMIFDFDSLITFISKYITLRKGDLIYTGTPVGVGAIAIGDKFVGYIGEQQLFSCSIK is encoded by the coding sequence ATGAAAGTAATTGCCGTAGGAAGAAACTATGCAGACCATGCCAAGGAATTGAATAATCCTGTTCCGGCCAGTCCCGTGATCTTTATGAAGCCCGACACGGCTATCTTAAAAGACAATAAAGATTTTTATTATCCCGACTTTTCTACGGATATCCACTATGAAGTGGAGCTGGTGCTGCGGATTTGCAATGAGGGGAAACATGTCTCGCCAAAATTTGCACACAAATATTACGATGCTATAGGGTTGGGCATCGATTTTACCGCGCGGGATATCCAGTCAAAACACAAAGAAAAAGGATTGCCCTGGGAGCTAGCCAAGTCTTTTGATCATTCGGCCGTTATCGGGAGTTTTATCCCGAAGACGTCCTTCGCGGATGAGAAAAATATCGATTTTTCGCTTCAAAAAAATGGAACGGTTGTTCAATCAGGCAACAGCGGCGATATGATCTTTGATTTCGACAGCTTAATCACATTTATTTCCAAATACATTACCTTGCGCAAAGGCGATCTTATTTACACCGGAACACCTGTAGGTGTGGGCGCAATTGCCATCGGCGATAAATTTGTCGGCTATATCGGCGAGCAGCAACTCTTTAGCTGTTCCATCAAATAG